The segment ctgccagcactgagaacagccgagctccatcctctttggaactccccttccggtagttgaaggctgctatcaaatgcctcctcactcttctcttctgcagactaaacaagcccagttccctcagcctctccttgtaagtcatgtgccccagccccctgatcattttcgttgccctccgctggactctctccaatttgtccacttcttttctgtagtggtggccccaaaactggacctaatactccagatgtggcctcaccagtgccgaatagaggggaataatcacttccctcaatctgctggcaatgctcctctGCTCCAAGGTGAaaggagagctgtgggggaagAGGTGTGTTATCCACAAAGGAGAAGACCCGGAGGTGCTGAAGCAGCATGAAACATGTTCCCAGAACCATGTGCAGAATCTGGGGTAAGGGGCTCATTATATGCATCATGCCTCTTGTAAAGGTCTCTTCATGTTTTTATTTGAAGAGATGAACAGATCGTTGGGGTAAGACGTGGAGAAGGTTGGGGGAAACTGGGGCTATTCTCCAGCTCCATACTTCCTCCTAGGTCAGCTTGAGCCTGATGCACTTACGCTGGCTAGCATTTCCAGTGCCTTGAGACTGGGATATATGTGACCACAGGAGTGGCATTGACTAGTGTGGAAGGAATTGAGACAAGGCCATTGTAGGTGAGGAAGgacgagtgtgtgtgtgtttgtgtgtggtggagtgggggggttggatggggcagctaAAAAGACAAAGGAGATCTCAAACAACAGCTGATACAGCCAAACTGTCTTGGGTCTGTGATACCAGAGACTGGTTTCTTGGACACTGCTGTAGGAGGCACATTCATGTGCAAatggccagtgtgtgtgtgtattggggggtctccccccaaaaaatgacTAAGGATAGTAGCAAACCCTTCCCTTCTCTGAAAACCTCCACCCTCTTTTCacttcattataaaataaataatgcatcTACAGGTttaagtaaacttttttttttaaagttcctttcCCTCCACTAGGTGGCGCCGGTAGTTCTGAGCACAGTTGCAACTGGCATGCTATCTGAAGTCACACCTGATATGTCTGtccacagacaaggctcccttgGCTCCTCCCAGCCTTTCCATAAAGGCATTTCTCGGTGGGTCACAGTAGCTTAGGGCTGTCATTTGGCCTGAGGCTGGAAAACATCCCCACGTGCATGATCAGATTGGGCTCCACCACATAGGCCTTCTCACCCTTGGTGCGCAACAGCGAGTAGAGTGCAATGTCCTTGGCGAAGCCCCGACGGCAGTGCAGCTCCTGAAGGTAACCTAAGACACGGCGGGCGGAAGGGGCGGAGAACAGCATGGCAGGCGTGCAGCACTCAGTGGCTGGCACCACGTTGTAGAGTGCAGGAGCCAGCCGGCGCAGCTCCAGCAGGTAGTGCCGCCCCACCAGTTCTGCTAGTGCCATGCTGTACAAGGCAAAAAACAGGACAATGGGCCAGGTAAGGCTTGGGCGGCCAGACGCCCAGGAGTACACAAAGCTCAGCAGAGGGCCCAGAAACATGCCCAGGCCGAGCCACTCCAGGATCCTCATGGGCTCCGGGTTGATATAGCGCTGAAGCCGCTCGGGATGGTACAGCTTCAGGTAGAGGGCATCTTTGAGGTGTGGCTTTGAGAGCCGTGCCAACAGCAGGTGCTGCAGGACAGGGAATATCTCCTCTTCGGGAACAGCATCGTCTTCCACCAGAAGGACGTACTCTGGACTGTAGGCCAACAGCGACTGCTCCAGGCAGAAGGCATAGTCCCGCTTCTCCTTCTCAAACTGGTTCACTGAGGCATTGGGGTCCTCCCAGTTTTTGTAGCGGCTGACCATTGCAAAGAAGGTACCCAACAGCCTGGCGTCCTGGTGgctgcctggctcctgctccaCGTTACAGAGAAAGATCTGGTGGCTCCGGCAGCGAGGGCCACACTGCTGGAGGAGACGGTGGAAGCGGGAAGCCACCTGCAGGACGTAGTGGAACTCGTTCCGCCTCTGCACGGTGATGATAGTGATGAGCAGCCACGGTCTGAGGGCCTTGTCGCCTGAGATCTCCGAGGAGTTAGGAGTCCGCAGGTCCTCGAAGTAACGGAGGGCGGCCTGGCCATCCTCCTGGTTCTGCTCCAGGAACTCCTGGCTCATGGGGTTCAGATGCCAGCGGCGTAAGTAAAAATAGGAGTGGAGGAGCCGGTGGCAAATCAAGGGAGCCAACACGCCAAACGTCACCACAGTTAAGGTAAGGAGCTGAGTAATGGGGCGAGAAAAACGGCACCACTTCCCATAGAGCCGCAGTCCTTGGAGGAGCATGGCTGCTGGATACAAGGTTTGGCCTCCCTGTGCTCATGCCCCAATTCATTCACTCCTCTGCTTCTGCTCTGAGTAGCAAGCCATCAGTGGTGCAACATGAGTGAGGCCCAACCAATGCAGCCAACCTAcagggaaagaaggaaacattttaaaatatgcacaaaTCCACCAGTATCAAAGGAAGAACTTCCAGACCGAACATTCTGGTGAAAGCAAAAATTTGTGACGTGCTCATGGGGAAATGAATGCCATGCCACGGAAGCAGCAGTGGGAAAAGGTCCTTGGGCATCATGCTCAGTGGGTCCCGTACTGGGACAGCATAAGAAATAATAGAAGGACTTATGAAGGAGTCCAGGGTTCCATCCTGAGTCGCTGAGTTCATTGGGGAACTACATCATGCACAATGGTCAGAGAGTCCCATGAGATTGCTGGGGACTCTGATCTTGTTAGTACCATTATTATGATGATACTGATATTATCATAACTGAGATTGGGCCCCTACTGTATTGGGTGATGTACATACACCTGTGTCTGTCTcaaaaagcttgcaatctaagtagaCAACTCAGACTCAGTGGAAGAATGCATTAttaacccccctctccttctATTAAATAAAGCCATTCCGATCCCCTACTCCCAGGTTGCTCCCTCTTTCTGGACCACGTTAAAGAGGCAGATCAAGCCTCTCAAgctgtgtctacattacagaccttATAGatgcacagctgtaccgctgcagctggCCAGTGTAAGGTCTCCCATGGAGCCGCTCCAcactggcaggagagagctctcccattggcataattaaaccaccccaatgGGTGGTggcagctatgtcagcaggagagcaacTCCCGCCAatatagtgctgtgcacaccagcacttctgttggcaaaacgtatgtcggtcagggggtattttttcacacccgGACTGGCAAAaattttaccgacaaaagtgcgAGGATAGACAAAGACTCAGTATATTCAGGAGCAACGGGATGTATCTTCTGATTGAGCAGTTAACTCAGATTCAGAATTAAGAGTTAATTAAACATTTGAATTCAAAGCTGATCCAATCAACCCCCTCTAACTTCCTAAAAATTAGTCTTTGCCATGTCCATCTACTCTGCCCCACTCTTCTGGGCTGCCACTAGCCCACTCCTAACAGTCTTAATGCACCTGGTTTACACAGTTagtgtaacctttgggtgggctatAGTCcacttcattgcccttctccagtgcctaaaAATACCCAACTCCCATAGGaaagtagctggagacccagaatctctaaggattttcagcaaggattgcacagcgtcaacctccccacattcaagGCCCTAAAGGAACTAAGAAATGaatttaaataactttataaaatcttatgataaacaaataataatctaATTTTACAGCATAACATGCCTATTTTACAATCTACATATATTGCCTTCAtttatacataaacataaataaagaaaaattaaaatcttcagtctccacagaaacacagtgagaagaaactgaaagttCCCCAAATCTTAGGTTTAGTTCACCTAAATCTCAGAGcctttgatcaccaaatctatacagtCTGCTGAGTCTAAAACAACATCATCCCTCCCCTAGCTtgtaggaatcttcagttggaatccggacagactcttcctctgctgaaatcactgctagcCAGTCAGCTGACGGATTAACCAACTGCTCAGTTACATAtttagatttaaagaaaaccctgttacaagaaaatacaacaCTGAGAATAGTAAAATAGAAGTGACTCTTTCCCCAttactacatttaaagaaaagttggtgaaTCACACTAGCTGAGACAATGTAACTGGaccagtttggctaaaatcaaaacattcgAAGCGTACAGTACAATTAAAACGGAAgttgttatttttttcctcccaatttCCCCTTGCTATAATTAGCATTGCCCAGGCTTCCCTGTTAGAAGCTAACAGTATCACTAACCTGCAAAATGCTTGAGTTAGGGACAAcagcctgcttcctgctcctgggctcagcttctcccaactcacaCAGGGCACATGTTGGCCCTTTGTACAGCAGGTGCCCTGACTGCctgccctcatggagtctgaccccagcaacagggaacctattGGAGCAGACTCAATGCTACCATCCatacccaattccagaagcttctggctGTGGAGTGcttaatctgcctagcaacagtgACCCAGACACAGCTCACTCCTACATCCCACAGTGGGTCTCTTAAAGAGacatctccctattaggcacctAGGTTACATTAacacaggggttggcaacctgcggcacgcatGCTAATTTTTactggcatgctgctgccagctggggtcccagccgctggccccgctcagcccgctgccagcctgggtcctgagcggggccagcggccgggaccccggctggcaggaacCAGCGGGTGagccactgccggtctggggttctgtctgccaccTAACTCAGCCCGCTGACAGTCTGGGGTTCCAGTCGCCGGCCCCTTGCCACCAGGGGTCCCAGCCGtcggccctgctctgcctgctgccggcctgggataccagccgccggccccgctcacttcgctgctggtctggggttccagccacctggacccctgccagccggggtccgagcctccagccctgctcagccctcctgccAGCTAGGGCTCTGAagcccttatcaaaaattacactacaattatcTTAAAAACTTTGCCtattacagtaatcattaaaaaaaaaaaagtataatgttaagaaatacataggtttgatgaaacaaagtagttgtacttatgtgcctgtgcttaatttgtgtttgatgacttaccttctaaaaaaatcttgcaTGTCTCACAACCCCAGAAAGGGTATTAGAGCAGAGAGTTGTACTGCTGTTCTGCATATGGGCCCAGGGTCCTCAGGAATCAGGGCATGAGGACCTGAAGGCCTAAGGACGCTATAGACTTGAGGTCCACTTCTGAAGCTATCTTGGGCTAATTTGGTGAATGTACTGCCCCTGCTCCTCAGTTTGTCAGGCGCAGTGGTGAAGGGAGCACTTGCATGAAGGGCCGGATGCTGCAAAGCCTCACTTGCACAAGTACATGGGTGTGGGCACATTGATATTAGCAGGGCTGCTTGTGTCTGTAAGgccctgcaggatcaggccccacatctGTGAGTGGGGAGCACAATCAATGGTGGCATTAACATTCTCAGAGTAGAAGAAGGAAATCACGCTCCCTCCGCCGAACAAACTGGAAGCCAGCGCTGGAGGAGCTGTGGGCCCGCAGCAAGCTGTTCTGGCTCTGTAGTTTTCAGAAACACATACTTGGGTGCTAGGAAATCCCTGTCTGAGAAGGTCCCTCCCACGAAAGATGATCATTATCTGAGGGTGGCATGTCTGAGGCAGTGAAGAGCAGGAAGTGGATGCCACCTATTCTTCACATACCCTTCAGGAGAGGCATCTTTGAACTACTTGGGAAAGAGAGGAATGCGGGACTGGACACTTGGATGGAAACAGACACTTGGATGGAACACAGTTTGGTGAATCAGAGGTACCCTGAGAACTGTGCGCTTGCATAGGGTCTCACTCTCTGGGATccgtgctgtacacacacagccAGTCATCCGGGTGCCATCCCCAGATCACTGTGCCTGCAGGTCACCGCAGAGGTGCTTGCAATTTCCTGTCTTTCTCCTGGCCTGGAAAGTTGtgttgcagtttccacggtatgcatctgatgaagtgagctgtagctcacgaaagctcatgctcaaataaattggttagtctctaaggtgccacaagtactccttttctttttgcgaatacagtctaacacggctgttactctgaaacctgttcacatAGGAGTAGTAGAAGGGTCACCAAGACATAAATAGGTGAAGGAGGAAGGGAATCACCATAGCTTGTGGGACTCGCGCGCAGCCAGATGGGAGCAGAGAGGCTGTTTCCTAGGTAtgtagaggtgtgggggggaactCAAGTCAAAGGGGCCAAGAGAACTAGACTGGCCCTATCATCTGTATAATGGCCTGCCAAAGGCTAGCAGGCCCTTTAAGGAAAGTCAGCCTTAGCCTTACCTGTTACTTAGCAgtttacctcccccaccccccaagcagaTCCTGATCTGGTGGCTTAATTACCAGTAGTGACCCCAGCTGGGAAAGAGTCAGGGAGGACTTCGTAGAGGCAAAACTTTGTCAGAAATCTAGGACAGAGGACCAGTGGAAGTGCCAGCTTTCTGGGAAGAGCCTGGTGAAGGCAGGGTAGAGAGAACCACAGAGCAAGTTAAACTCCTGTGCGGGCCTTGGAAATAGAGTGTCTAAGAAGCAGGGAGGTCGTTGGTAGAAGTTGCCAGagtccccaggaaggggagggagtggggaaaaaaGCCTAGGAGGTAGTCCTGAGTCAAAGGAGCAAAGAAATAATTCTGCAGTGCCCAGCAAGGGTAAAAAAGCAAAGAACTTCAACAGCTTGAGAGGGACAGAAGGAGCTCTGTTTGGGTGTTGGTGTGGATTCTTTAGCTGGAAGGAGATAGAACTGCAAAGAGATGACCTGGCTGGAAGGCTAGGCCATGAAAGATGAAGAGAGAAATTCTTCCATTCCTCTCCTACCATAACAAAACCTGTTCTCCAAAGTCACTGCTTTACAGCTCCACCTGAAAGTGACCACACTTCCTGATGAGTTCTCTTTGTGAACCATATTGTTGCTCCTTTTTGACCCAAGTGGCTAGCCAAAGTTTGAggccctggggatgttccaggTAGGAGTAGAAATTGGTGACAGATTGGTATTTCtctgatgcagttttgtttatttacacagAATATACagagtcctgtgtctctgaacacagtaggaatcaaacagtAAGAAACAGCTTATTTTGTTAACAGAACTAAGAATAATCTTCTCTGCCTGTGTTCCTGACCCAAAAACCTGTCCTCATGCTTCTTCCAGGGTCAGACACTGTGCTTTCATAgaacagaatatcagggttggaagggaccttaggagatcttatagtccaaacccctgctcaaagcagaaccaatccccaatttttgccccagatccctaaatggccccctcaaggactgaactcacaatcctgggtttagcaggccaatgctcaaaccacttagctatccctcccttcttcTGCTTGTCTCTCCTAGtttattttctgttctgcctACACACATGCCTACATGCAAACCTCCTCAAAACAATATTCAGCAAAAGCTCCTGAGTGGGTTCacatacagtaaaacctcagagttacacaCACCTTGGGAatagaggttgtttgtaactctgaacaaaacattatggtggttctttcaaaggtttacaactgaacattgtcttaatatagctttgaaactttactatgcagaagaaaaccatcttcatttaaatgaaacaagcacagatagtttccttaccttgtcaaactcccccccgcccttttttttttaaatttacatttaacacagtactgtactgtatttggtttttgttttgttgtttgggggagggggggggaagggtgtccttgctgctgctgcccaaaTGAGTTGTGTGGctgaccagtcagttcgtaactctgaggttctactgtactccttttgtcttaggtgaGTGCTTTCCCTTActgttatgttaattgaaggctATGTTCACACCTATCAAACTTCCTGAGGTTTTAACTCTACCTGTAACAATGTTTCACCCAGCTCACAATATGTAGACCCTCAGGATAGAAGGTGTTATGGAAATATCAGCTGTTATGATTACAGACGTGTGCAGCAATGTGTGGTTGTGTATAatggcagggccagctctaggatttttgcttcccaagcaaaaaaaatgttGGCCGCCCACGCTTTTTTTCATgccccccggctccaccccaactccgctTCTTCCCAACCCCATCCCCAATTCCcgggccccacctcctcccctgggcaTGCCGCATTCCCTCCCGCCCAGCAACGCCCCGCCcttgctcacctctgctccgcctgcgcccctgaacacgccgccactctgcttctccccccttcctctcaggcgagggagaggagcgcgttcaggggagcaggcggagcggaggtgagcaagggtgtggggggagtgcaggaagtagcggggaggggggtagaggaaccgctccccgccccagctcacctctgctccacccccgccTCCGAGGCTTGCTGCGCAAAACGGTGACTGTAACAAACAGTTGTTTCGCACGCAGCaagcctggaagggaggggggagaagcggagtggcagcggcgcgctcaggggagcaggcggaggcgagctggggcggcgggggcacatttcgAGAGGCAGCATGGCCAGcaccggaatgccgcccctagaaatgagccgccccaagcacctgcttgttttgctggggcctagagctggccctgttaATGGGAAAGTCTGACTTGTGCCCTGCTCCTGCAATTACACCCATGTGAGCGAAATTTTGCATCTACACCAAGCCCCCGGGCATCACGGGAGGTTCAAGGTCCACCTACATGGGATTCAattgcaggctcagggcctagCAGCCCTGACTACTAACCCACTTTGCCAGAGAAGATGAGTTCTGGCTGTGGGGTGATAT is part of the Eretmochelys imbricata isolate rEreImb1 chromosome 5, rEreImb1.hap1, whole genome shotgun sequence genome and harbors:
- the PGAP4 gene encoding GPI-N-acetylgalactosamine transferase PGAP4, with protein sequence MLLQGLRLYGKWCRFSRPITQLLTLTVVTFGVLAPLICHRLLHSYFYLRRWHLNPMSQEFLEQNQEDGQAALRYFEDLRTPNSSEISGDKALRPWLLITIITVQRRNEFHYVLQVASRFHRLLQQCGPRCRSHQIFLCNVEQEPGSHQDARLLGTFFAMVSRYKNWEDPNASVNQFEKEKRDYAFCLEQSLLAYSPEYVLLVEDDAVPEEEIFPVLQHLLLARLSKPHLKDALYLKLYHPERLQRYINPEPMRILEWLGLGMFLGPLLSFVYSWASGRPSLTWPIVLFFALYSMALAELVGRHYLLELRRLAPALYNVVPATECCTPAMLFSAPSARRVLGYLQELHCRRGFAKDIALYSLLRTKGEKAYVVEPNLIMHVGMFSSLRPNDSPKLL